In the genome of Dermacentor andersoni chromosome 3, qqDerAnde1_hic_scaffold, whole genome shotgun sequence, one region contains:
- the LOC129386790 gene encoding putative nuclease HARBI1, whose protein sequence is MAAPIVVLLESLGQPRQRIFRDAFDELTEEEFRDHFRLSKRTVRWLCEQLEDAIGGLRTGGITTQDRVLCALRFFATGSFQRSIGSEEFVSMGQASVSESIHAVAEAITVVGRQQGWVSFPLTTAGKASAKATFADRGRIPGVVACVDGTLIAIKQPEGLSPGETAGFMSRKGFYALNTMIVCDAHMRIVDIDPRFPGSCHDSYVWRHSPLLGRLTRNLRRGEWVLGDSGYPLEPWLLTPVPGHPGIDTPEGRYNQAHASMRNVVERGIGVLKARFRCLQRYRTLLYEPKDAATIVAACAALHNIALKAGEPELQDSDEEAEDNQPPLQQGLPVSQGHHTCRQETPRELLMRAKQMRSQVVNLFSAAPSWRTTHLRVLHRRLRQQHQAHRAAQP, encoded by the exons ATGGCCGCTCCTATCGTCGTGCTTTTGGAGTCTCTCGGGCAGCCTCGGCAACGCATCTTTCGGGACGCATTTGACGAGCTTACCGAGGAAGAGTTCCGCGACCACTTCAGGCTCTCGAAGCGCACTGTGCGCTGGCTCTGCGAGCAACTGGAAGACGCCATCGGTGGCCTTCGGACCGGTGGCATCACGACGCAAGACAGGGTGCTTTGTGCTCTCCGTTTCTTCGCGACGGGGAGCTTCCAAAGATCCATCGGCAGCGAAGAATTCGTATCCATGGGGCAAGCTTCCGTGAGCGAAAGCATTCACGCAGTTGCAGAAGCAATAACCGTGGTGGGCCGGCAACAGGGCTGGGTGAGCTTCCCGTTGACAACGGCCGGCAAGGCTAGTGCAAAGGCGACCTTTGCGGATCGGGGCCGCATTCCCGGTGTAGTGGCCTGTGTCGACGGGACGCTCATAGCGATCAAACAGCCCGAAGGACTCAGCCCGGGCGAGACCGCGGGCTTCATGTCAAGAAAAGGCTTCTACGCCTTGAATACCATGATC GTGTGTGATGCCCACATGCGCATCGTGGACATCGATCCCCGTTTCCCCGGATCGTGCCACGACTCCTACGTGTGGAGGCACTCACCACTGTTAGGCCGCCTCACACGTAACCTGCGACGTGGAGAATGGGTGCTTG GAGACTCAGGCTACCCTCTTGAGCCATGGCTGCTGACACCTGTGCCAGGCCATCCAGGCATTGACACTCCGGAGGGGCGCTACAACCAGGCCCATGCCTCCATGAGGAACGTTGTGGAGAGGGGTATTGGCGTCTTGAAGGCAAGGTTCCGGTGCCTTCAAAGGTACCGGACACTCCTTTATGAGCCCAAGGATGCAGCCACAATCGTAGCAGCCTGCGCCGCTCTCCACAACATTGCTTTGAAGGCAGGGGAGCCGGAGCTGCAGGACAGTGATGAGGAGGCCGAGGACAACCAGCCACCACTGCAACAGGGCTTGCCTGTGTCTCAAGGGCACCACACCTGCCGGCAAGAAACGCCCAGAGAGCTGCTGATGAGGGCAAAGCAGATGAGGAGCCAGGTTGTCAACCTGTTCTCTGCGGCCCCTAGCTGGCGTACCACTCACCTGCGTGTGCTGCATCGTCGGCTGAGGCAGCAACATCAGGCTCATCGCGCGGCTCAACCGTAA
- the LOC140216785 gene encoding uncharacterized protein has product MASVLAEGSISFPPRCRRSFRKSKVSARSGSVARDIYNAVRNCSGTGGGRLPGLRGRVIALVGTSTVTGVCEPFYQPLDEPAMEVTVQTQSVGTTAGTSGLSREGALQQPGVVPVEPLPRSPPATAQPAAGPGGARTSYQPRVQRRSRGPRRVSHREALVERLADDYARTVVQNDETNELLRGIRQGVDRLAAATERVVAAVERQADQVAEALRPVGQLSQLLGQLMQEAVAARRQ; this is encoded by the exons ATGGCAAGTGTTTTGGCGGAAGGAAGTATTTCTTTCCCGCCGAGATGCCGCCGCAGCTTCCGCAAGTCAAAGGTGAGTGCGAGGAGCGGTTCTGTTGCTCGCGATATTTACAATGCTGTCCGTAATTGCAGCGGCACGGGTGGAGGCCGTCTGCCCGGCCTTCGTGGCCGTGTCATCGCCTTAGTGGGCACCTCCACGGTAACCGGAGTGTGCGAGCCCTTCTACCAACCGCTAGACGAG CCCGCCATGGAGGTGACCGTCCAAACGCAATCTGTGGGCACCACCGCTGGAACAAGCGGCCTTTCACGTGAAG GAGCACTGCAGCAGCCAGGAGTGGTCCCTGTTGAGCCACTGCCCCGAAGCCCTCCAGCCACTGCACAGCCTGCAGCTGGCCCTGGCGGAGCGAGAACCA GCTACCAACCCCGGGTGCAGCGCCGGTCTCGAGGCCCTCGTCGGGTATCTCACCGGGAGGCCTTGGTTGAACGGCTCGCGGACGACTACGCCAGAACCGTCGTACAGAACGACGAGACAAACGAA CTCCTTCGTGGTATCCGCCAGGGCGTAGACCGGCTGGCTGCAGCTACTGAGCGGGTCGTGGCTGCTGTGGAGCGGCAGGCTGACCAAGTAGCGGAGGCACTGCGGCCAGTAGGGCAGCTTTCGCAGCTCTTGGGCCAGCTAATGCAGGAGGCAGTGGCTGCAAGGAGGCAATAG